The sequence below is a genomic window from Sparus aurata chromosome 6, fSpaAur1.1, whole genome shotgun sequence.
TCTTTCCATTTGGAGTCACTTCTGTGCAGCATTACACTGAAGTCACCATCCACCTGTTGCTTTCAACATTCAACTCTGACTAGGACAGTTTCTGATACACTGACATCTCTGgttgtctccctccctccccgtcCATCATCTCTcaccatcttcctcctcctcctcctcctcctccccccgacttctctccctctttttgtcTCGGTGTCCTGACTCCTCCCCTCATCAGTCCGGTGTCCACTCAGCCTCCCTCTGCTTCTCTTCATCAGACCAGTGTCTCCACTCAGCTCAGCCATCTCTGAATACAACTGAGAGGACTGGCCTTTCACCTCAGCACAggtaggttttttttattttaaagtcgTAGGGATACAGAAAACATCAAATATCtcagtttaatgttaatgttaaagttGCTAGTGAGTTCACATGTTGATTTGAAAAGTAAAGAGTTCatttgaagagaaaacaaaagcttttttgCTTTGACTGAAGTCTGAATTGGTCAAATTAGGAATAAAATGCAATGAAATCAACGTTTTTTGCTCAAATTTTACGAGTGAGACTTCCAGTTAAGTtacttttaaacaaaacaaacaactccATATGTGTGCTGTTTTACAAGAGGCCTAACTTTATAAGTTGGATGCCTTTCAAcatgtttcatcattttatgAGGAGCATAAAGGGACACAACTGTTATgttattaaatgtaattttgaatGTTTCCTGAACAgtaacaggaaaaaacaaacaagtaaacaacCTTGAAAAAAGATGCCGCTGCCCAAAGATGTTAAAACTATCCCAAAGTAgtgtttttatgatttattcTCAGAACTGTGGAGATCAAACAAGCCTGAAAACCGAGCCTGTTGGGTTGTTTAGGGTCACGACTGTTAATCATGTGTGATTACAAAATTAAATGCCGGGAATTTCCTGTTTATCCAGCGACCTCCTAGATTGCCGACTTTCTGTGTGAGATGACAACATCCCACAAAGTCGTCGCCATTCGAGAGACATTTCATTCTTGAGCTCAGAGCTGACATGCAGAATGTATTGTGATGTCATTCTGTATGGAGGTCAGTCTGGTGCTGTATctgagccacagcagcagccacttTGCATTTTACAATCAGGAATGAACAGTCAAGGACGAGGAAACACCGAGCAGTGAATCGCAGCCGACTGGTGCCTCTCCTTTTATAGGAATTGTTGCATCTAGCCTCAAGTGTTGCAGATGGCGTCTGTCTGCTGAGTAACACCGATCCAGAGCAGAGACGTTATATATACAGTGAATTAAAAATGTACACAACGGGCTCTCCCGTGTGATTACAGAATGCCTTTCGGAGGGGGAAACAAGTGCGGCTGCTGCCAGAAAACCGTCTACTTCGCCGAGGAAGTGCAGTGCGAGGGGAAGAGCTGGCATAAATCCTGTTTTCTGTGCAGTAAGTATTAAAGTTTTCAGGTAATCTGCCTTATTCCTCCTCTTGACTCCCAGCACATAAACAAGCCTGAAATCACATGTGAAGTGCTGCGGTGTGGAATGCAAAGTATTTGGCGTCAGAGCAGGAAAGTGAGCAACTGCAGGTTTTCACTCGGACATCTCAGCCCTTATTAGGATCCAGTGGAAACATGTGACGAATTGGTTTTCCTTATATGGCAGAGGAAGGTACACACACTCCCCTCCAGCCAGCACAGACGAGCATTTATCTGAGCCAGCTTAACACATAGCGCGtatgtcatcttcttctttgaaATGTCACACATGGTTTGTGGCAATGTCACGGCTGAACATCTGTGGAAAACATGCCAAGGACTGAGAGGCGTTCACTGCTGCACGGATGCTTGTGAATAAGTGTGCATATTtgcatttcaaatgtttcttcCTGTGTTTGCTCTTTTCCTTGTAAGTGGTCTGTAAGAAGAACTTGGACAGCACAACGGTGGCCGTTCACGTGGATGAAATCTACTGCAAATCATGCTATGGCAAGAAATATGGACCAAAAGGCTACGGCTTCGGAGGAGGAGCCGGCACTCTGAGTATGGACACGGGAGAAGGACTTGGAATCAAGCCTGAAGTGTGAGCGAAAAGAGCACTTCCTCCTGCTGTTACTGAATGAGGGATATTGATTattgttatcatcatcatgGACCACTGGGGCCtatattcagtatttttctcattaacactgtcagtgtttttttgtggctaACTGCCATTTTTGTAAATAGTGGCCAAAAGTCAAatctgagtaaaagtaaaaaggtaTCATGTTAAAATACTGCTTCGTCTAAGAAAATCACCCATATGGAAAGTCTTTAATTCTGATATTAAATGCACTTAAGTATcaaacatcaaagaaaaatcaaatgaaacttacagtatatttacatgtgtgtatgtaaatgCTGTACTGGGGGTCCATTTATCGTTGGGCTGGCTGATCATTCTATCAGATATTCAACCTTTTGTTGATCATCCGTAACAGAGTATGTTTGTTGTTCTATTGCAGATGAAGCAAATTAATTCAAAAGGATACTTTGGCTCATACAGCATGCAGTCTGcaatgtaactagtaactaaagttattaaataatcGGTAGcagccctgaaaaaaaaacaaaaaacatattggtTGATCCCTATACGGTATAGCCAGATTAAAGATAATGTTTGAGTTTCCCTTTTGAACAGAGCATAGTGCACAACAAAACCATTTCTTTAAGTGCTGGATCAAAAGACTTAACAATCcagcttttccattttctcccACAGTTGACTTTCAGTATGCTTTAAAGCCGTTTCTCTTCCTGACAGACAAGCTCCTCATCGCCCTACAACTAACGCCAACACCTCAAAGTTTGCCCAGAAACCAGGGGGCTCAGATGTGTGTCCGCGATGTGAGAAAACGGTGTACGCAGCCGAGAAGGTCATCGGAGGAGGCAATGTAAGATCTACGCTCACAGATATCTCAGTTTAGAAAGTGTgcttcaaattcagaataagaaTGGGGATTTGTTGGTTCTGTGTATAGTTTTGATATTGAACcacctctcttctctctcatcaGTCCTGGCATAAAGCCTGTTTTCGCTGCGCCAAGTGTGGCAAAGGACTGGAGTCCACGACTGTGGCTGATAGAGACGGAGAGATCTTCTGTAAAGGTCTGTGTCTGTTAATAAGAGCTGTGGAAAATTTAATTAGATGATGGGCAGAAAAATTAATCAGCAGCTATCCTGATAATCCAAATTCATTCCCTTggtctaatttaaaaaaagtgaagATTTGCTGACTCTCTTTGTCTTGTGTgacttttcattaaatatatttgGGGACAGAAAGAGATACCTCAAGACATCACCTTGGGCTCAGGAAGGtgtaattgaaaatgaaaatttccTGATATCTAATAGACCaaatgatgtatttttaaaaggaaaCAATCTACTGAATAATAAATggtcaaaaaggaaaaaaaaaatacttttactcAGTCTTTCCATCAAATAAACCCCAAGAAATCATTTTGTGCATTCTTCCAAAAACTAATGTAATATACTGcaaataaatcaatactgcaTGATTGTGGTGCAGCTCTTGCAGTTGTGCTATGACTCAGACGCTCAGTGCTTCAGACTAATCAGTTAATGAGTTAACCTCGTCACATCTGACCCTCAGCCAGCAGAGAAGACGAAGTTGTTCTAAACGATTTAAGACAGAGCCCCAGTATGTCGGCAGCCTCTCTGACCTTTTGCCATTTAGTGTTTTTCTATTCACATTTGAACAAGACTTCATGTTTGACGACGACCTAGTTTCGGATAAACCAGCTGAGAACTAAAAATCACTCCGGGGttctgagactgtggctctgcaaATTGAGGTTTAAAGAACCAATAAACCATATTTTGTGTAATCAAACTCTAGTCTGCGACCCAGTGCGTTCATCAGCCTCTGTTGTGTCATTCACAGGTTGCTACGCAAAGAACTTTGGTCCCAAGGGATTCGGCTTCGGTCAGGGTGCTGGAGCTCTGGCTCATTCCCAGTAAAGCCTGAAGCCTCTGCCCTCCCTCGGGACCGACATCTGCGCCCTGATATCCTCGCTTCCAGGATCCTTCAGTCGATAACCAGCCCATTTCACTCTGCCCTTTCCGCTCCAGCTACAGGCGAAGAGGAATCAAAGAGGCTCAAAACCACGCAGCTTTTTGTACGAGTTCACCGGCAGATTTTGCTCCGTGTGTTGAATTTGGATTATGATATCCTcagttatgaaaaaaacaaaaaaacaagatatcaCGCTTAACATTTTCTAACACACTGAATTCTaactgtgttgtttgtgtgtgttcagactgcattcttagaagaaaaaaaagaaagaaattaaactCAACGCACTGTAATAACCGAGTTTGGCAAATGTTGAATTTGATTAAGACCTGGATGATTTATCGAAGCAAGCACAACAAAAGGAGATCAACACGTTGAAAGACTGACAGCTGTGAAAAAGAAATGCGTCACTGGtaagacacaaaataaatatcaggcaaaaacaaacaaaagctaaTGGAATATTCTCTTCTCATTGCCCTGTGATACAGAATCTGGCACGCCTCACACAGCTGtcgttgtttcttttttgtggtTCTGCTGTGATGAAATCAGCGTGTATGTTTATGCGGTCCTGGGTGTGCTTCTTATTCCTTGTAATCATCATCAAACAGAGCAAAATGCCTGCTGTTGTGGTGAACAAGGGAGGCGCAGTGCTCAGACCCGTCTCTGCCTGCACCGAGGAGGCACAGTGACCCGGGTGCCAGGCAGCTGTGGCGGTCGGGAcgtctgtttgttttggcaCCAACTACAACATGTGAGTCACATCAGCGGCAAGAAGTCtgaaatctgaatctgaaatcCTCCCTAAGATGAAAGTATTACACTGGGATCTGATCCTGAGCTTTTTATATGCTGTGATTTATGATGAATTAGTGGAACAAAAATGTGCTTCAGCTCGGACCTTGCAGAAATCTTTAAACTGGAGGTACGTTTCCTCTGAATGGTCAGCTGTACACCATACCAGAATATACCATGGACATGTATAGTTATACTCCCTTCTGTCCTTCGCCCACCAGAGGGCAACAGAGAGACCAGATGTTTTAGTCAGTCAGATGAAATAATTAtctataataattaaaataaagataatttCCAAGAAGTCTTCACTTGAAGAAGTATTGTTTACTGGGTATAATTTACTACAatacagtttgatttcattaattgcaatattttcaaatgttgctTTGAGGTTTTTGTGTAATCATAATAAAACAGAACTATTGTGCACAGCAGGTCTGCGAATCTTTGGATCCCTCCACgtgtgtgtggtgctgcagAACTTACAGTGTCAGCTGCCAGTGTTAGCATACCTGACTAACTGGCTTGCTACCATTCAATACAGCATTATTTTGAGCGAGAACATTTGCTGTATACTCCTGGTCCCGGTGGCTGTCAGAGTTTAACTATATGTAAACATCTCAGTCCTGTCTCAAATTGTAGCTTCctaaaatatttgtatttactCCAGGGGTGGCGCTTTACTTCCTGTGCATGCTCCTGTTGGCTCTGccggcagattttttttcctccaaactctatttattactatttttaCCCATTTAGTAAAATACCAAGTTTTTAGTGAGACCCACAATGGATTGGTGAAGTCTGCATTTCAGTTACTCCAATCACACACCCCATTACAGCTTTATTAGCTTCAGCACTGGAGCAACAGCTGATAAAATCTGCCTGTAATCGTTCAGCCAGCAAGAGTGAATGGTCACTAGCTCTAAATGAGCAGCCTGGATTTATCAATCAGGGTCTGAAAGTAAGGAGCCATTACAAATTACGACAAAAAATGATATTAAATCCACCCCTTTAATTAAAGATTGTATATGTTCCATATGaaaactagggctgggtataTTCTGTTTCATCAGAGTGTATATAAAGTCTTCATTTCAAATAAgaaattaaaccaaaaaaatacacatttacataacGTGGTTACAGCACAGTGTCACATGTGAGAAACTACTGTACAGTAAACTACTATAATACCCTGAGACTTGTATATGAGTCAGTGTTTCCTAGAGACAGTCCAGTAATCACACACAGCACTTTGTTAATCCTGCTGCCATATATACTGTGGAATTATAATCAGCTGCCACGAGCCAACAGCCGTCATAAATCAAATCAGCATCAGGGACTTTAAAGTCCTGACTCAGCAAGAGCTAAAGAGCAGACCAGCAAATTTCAATAAGCCCGTCCAATGAGAAGAATAAGACTATACAGCTTCAGGCGGCGCAAACGCAATTCCATGCACACATTCATTTTACTGTGAGTAAGTATAATGCAGTACTTCTTTCCATAGTAGGGTCCCGTCCTCGGTGCACGTTTGAACGTTGCACATTGACTATAAATATGAAACTGTAATAAATAGCAGGGTTGTTGGCCCAGCAggtcacagtcactgtggtctCAAGAGGTTGACAGCTCGCCAGTTATCCCACTGAGCTGCCTGCTGATCCTCTGAGAGCAGGAGaaaatgcagcagcagccacacatATGTTGCCACAAATGTAAAGCATGTGTTCGGTGTGAAGTGCAGCAGCattaaaatactgtttttaatAAACTGCCAGAGTATGCAAAATGCACACAGGCTACAAACCTTAGGCTGCACAATCAACCAAAATATTACCTAAATATGGCCCAGTGCAAGATCCAAttggatttttgatttttgtacCAAGTAAAAATATGTGACAAAACAGCGTTATAATGAAGTAGagtactgcagcagagatgtCATGACCTAAAAACTTAATCAccagatgtgaaaaaaacatgtttctcgGTAAAAACCCCAACAAATATCACATCATCGTGATTCTAATTGGTTTTCAcatgcaaaaatgatcattcccaTTAACTGTGAATCGTATTGTAATCATATTTTCTGTCAAACATGATCGCAGTGGAGGAACAATGTATGCTTGCATAGACGAGGCCAAGCAGCATCACGGCTGTCTGCCAATGTGCACCAGGCAAGTTGCTGTTTCAATGGTGTTGAATAATGGCCGgaacatttttttgtataaCATTATGATCTTGACTGTTGAACACTcaaatctaatcagttcatccaaGTGGACATATGTGCCAAATTTGCAAATTTGTGGAAATTCCCTCCGGACGTTTGAAATATCGCCTTAACAAGCATGGGGCGCCATGAGATCACCGTGACCTTTTACCATTCAAATCTAATCAGGTCATCCTTGAGTCCAAGCGGACACTTATGCCAAATTTGCAAATTggaagaaattccctcaaggcATTCACGAGAAATCCTGTTTACAAGAAACAGGACGAGGAAGGATGAGCCAATCAAATAAACCACATGGCAATGAATGTGGGTCTACTATCACTGTAATCTTgatattaaaggagacattacGCTCATTTCCAGGTTCATGATTATTTCATTAGTTTGTCAACAGAATATTAATACCAGCTATCATCTTTTAATCTCTGGGGTCCAGAGCTGCGACGATGAATCAATTAACTGATTAGTTGTTAACTAGTAAATAActgtttttgattaaaaatgatCAGTTCAACGATCAGTTTGAGGCTATTGGCTATTCTCTGATTCCAGattcttaaatgtaaatattttcttctttctttactCATCTATCACAGTAAACTGAAAATCTTTGGTTTGTAGACAAAACAAGGCATTTGAGGACGTCACTGACACGGTCTGACATTTTGAAGACCAAACAACGGATCGATTGATAAGCAGAATCCCCGGCAGATTATCCGACAATGAAAATATTCATCAGATGCAGCCCTGGTGGAGCCACTACAAGCAAAAATGCCACAAAACttcaaagaaaaacaccaaaaaaaaccaCCCCtgataaatacaataaaatagttAATAAGTAAGTCCACAagatgaataaaatacacaacatCAACAGCCGCCCAGTATTTTATTCACAGCAGCTTAGAACACTTCCATAGCAACGCATTACCCACAGTCTGGCTCGCTTAGTTGGCACTAAACTGACGACAGAAAAGCTTATTTTACAGTCGCAAGTGACATACACGAAAAACAGCAGTCACAAAACGCCTCAAATAAACAGCGTCTCTCCAGATAATGGTCCAGCAAGGGAGTTTGTAGCGCTGATAAAAGGTGCTACTGCATCAGAAACCAACAGAAGCTGTTGTCGAGACTTGAGGACTCACCAAGacacttttgtttctgttttcaattTGTCCTACATCTGCATGGAGCCAGTTccaacttttcttcttttttttttttttttaacaatctcAGTCCAATCTTTTACAGGTCTGCTGAGGCAGTgactcacactcactcacacacgcacacacacacacgcacacagttgAAATATTCATGCATGATAGCTTCAAACAGGACCAGACTCTTGACAACCATCCCAAAGTTGCCAGTGTTGCGACTTTCGCAGTTAATGACTGTTTTTGAACAAAGTTCTTGCAGACGGATCGAGCTGCCAAATTATTGCTGGAACTTACGATCATTTCTCATTAATCTGCCGATTATGAATAATAAATTGTCTGcaggacttttttttgtcagaggCTATTTGCTAAATTGATTGCACAGcctaaaaaatgtcaaaacgcAGTGAATAAACAGCCATCGcatcagagaaaaaaagtaTCCCATCCTAACAGAATCATTAATATTGCAGCCGCTCATCTTGTTGTTGCAGCGCTTGTGGTCCAGCAAAACTGTTCATTTACATTCCCACCACTCAGCTCGACTGATTGTGATGTTGGTTGGCCTGCTGCTTTGTTTGAGATCAGAGCTGCTGTGTCACTGACAAGTGTTACTAGGCATGTGACTAACTTTCAAACCTGACTTTTAAGTGTGTGCCGCTGCCATGCAATGTGAAGACAATTACATccgtaacacaaacacaaaccagacAAGTGATTTTGTGGATTTATCAACGCACTTATTTTCCATGCACGAGCGAACTGAGGGCTTAGAAGTCAGACACATCCATCTGTGTTTACAGTCACAAATGCGAagcctgaacacaaacacaagctgggACTCGGTATCAAAGAGTGGCAGCATCACATGGCGCTGCAGTTTGTCTATGTTTAGTTGGAAGGCCTTTGCTAAATGTATACTGGAAACTGCATTCCTGCCTTAAAACCTCGGCTTAGCATCGTCTGCAGCCATTATTCTAATCAGACCGAGGGGGGCCCTGCCGTCTCAAGGGGGCACAGCCAGTCTCCAGCATCAGTCTTGGTAGCCAGACGATATCTGTGTAAATCATCGACAGTGACGAGACAAACCGTCTGGATGTGGCTGCTTGAAGTTTGCAAAAAGAAGTGTAACTTGTACACAGCAGCCGGTGGCCAAGAGCAGCAAAGATCCAACTCAGCACTTCAAACACTTTACCTCGGTAAAAAGAGACGGAAAAAAAACCAGATCGACAACCGACTGAAAACCGCTGAAGTGAAAGTCGACAAGGAAGTTGTTAATCCTGCTCTGGCACACCGGAAAGATCACACACATTATTATAAAGATGCAGAGAGCCGTGAtctgtcaacacaacacaagcaTCACAGTCACCGCTATCCTGAGACCAAACCCTctcacggtgtgtgtgtgtgtgtgtgtgtgtgcatgtttctaTTCTTGTGATAGAGAGGAGGGACAAAGGGGAGCAGGAGATAAATATTCTGGTACTTTCTTCTCTCCATcactttgtgtctgtctgcctccacaGCATCAACACAGAGAGGTAAGAATCAATTTAACTGCCAGTTATAACTTTcagagtgtggtggtttgaTCTGAGAACTGAGTTCTTACTTTTGACTATTTGATCGATAAGATTATCCATTAAATAACTGACAAGAACTTGGAGTCAGAGTCTGACCAAATTCATatttagggctgcaactgacAATTAGTATCAATATTGATTTATCTACTGTCTAATACCCCAAGATATGCAATCAAACACCACAGAAGATAAAGACACTCAGCAAATTTCACATTccagaacatttctttttctaaatTGTTACTTCACTATTGATCAATTCTTATATTGGTTGCTGATCATTTCAATGCTGATtcactaattgattaatcaactcATCCTTTCAGGTCTAGTAACATTGAAACGGTTTAAATGGAAATAATATCGCTGCAACCATGAAGACTAACTTGTTTggatttaatgtaaaaaatttAACTGCATGTAGTATTGATAAATATTATGATAACAGTGGTACCTTTGTGGATAAAGTAATCAAATGAATGTTTATGGCTAAAACCTGACAAATCAAGGTACTGCTTTGCATTGATGCAATATTTACATCAGTCCTGGTAATTGATTTGCAACATGTCCTGCAATTGTTTCATGCACCCAGAGATTTGTTAAAGGGAGAAATATCACTGTATAGCTACTGGTGATATGATGAGTTGATTCATCAATAACTCAATCAATTTAAAACTAGTCAGGAAATATTCTGATAATCACTTTGTCAATAAAGTAGTTTTTCCAAGCAAACAAAACCCAAACATCTCATAATTCCAGCTTGAATAGCAAAATCGTGTTGCCCCCTCCTGTCTTACGTGGTAGTAAAATCAATATATTAGAGTTAATGTTGTTGTCTGTTAATATCTTACAGACCAAAATGATTGATCAAGAGAATAAACATCAGATTAATCAGCAATAACTATGAGTTGCAGCCCTACAAAATCAAAGTGTTGACAAATGTATACATTCTCACTATACATAAATGTGTATTATCCCATACAATATgtagaaaacacacattattttcaTCAATCTGCCTCTTTATTTTTATCAGTGGGCCGGTTACATGGTAAAATCTGCTTCGGTCAGTGCTGTTCTGAGAAATGGGAACCCTGTCAGCATTTGTGTCTTTATCCAGTGGAGAAGTGGGGGTGAAAGCAGGAAATGTTGTCTTTCTGGAACTTGCGGCTTGCGTGCTTCTCCGTGTCTGTCATCACTTTGCTTTCTGGCAGAGAAGCGTGCTATCAGCACTGAGAGGTGACCGGGTGATTTGGTCCAGCGGACCTTTCTATGAGGACGACATAAAAGTgccacataaacaaaacaaagcaaaacatgagTCATGTGAGAAGTCACAGACTTTAATGGATTAATGTATAACTCAAAAATCATTGGAAGAGAATAATAAAAGTGCTGGCATAACAATTAACCCTAGATTGCAATCTTTATTAAGATCGATATAACCATGTACTGTATGCTCTATTTTTCCACTCTTGTAACACTATACGGTCGACTGTAGTGGAATGTTTCCATATTGGAGCTAAAAGGGAAACCCTAGTTAAGACCTGTTGGGGCTCTGTACCCAACTGGTCCCCTCGGCTgagcagctcagagacaaaaaggttttatttttgtcttccaGGGGGAGCTGAAATAGCCAAGATGCCTGAGAAAGCGTAAGTGtattgtgtttctgttattgtttCCATTTGCTAATCAGAGTATCAGTTTCATACAGCAAATGGGATTCATCTATAGAAACATACAGCATGGCAGCTATCACAGACAATTCATTCAGATTTTGCTACCTGTTACTGAATGCTTATTCTATATGTCCGTGTCTGTTGTGTCCTCCATATTTTCAACCCACAGACTGGAGGTAAGATGTCACAAGACACAACAAGAAATCAGGACATGGTTACTAAAATGTCACATTAAGTAAAAAACATTATCCTTTTTGCAGAGGAAATCTAAAATCTCAGCATCACGCAAGCTCATGCTGAAGGTGAGTCCTCCGTCTAAACAGAGTGTGTCTTCATTCAGAAAGACAGTAAGTCACACAGTTAGATTTACATTGTGTCTTCTTTCAGAGCTTGATGGTTGCAAAGGCTAAAGAGGAGCTGGAGCAAGAgatggaagaaaaagaggagcagAAGGCAAAGTACCTGGAGGAGAAATCTCCCTCTCTACAGATCAGTGGCATGTCCTTAAGCGAGCTACAGGTATAACTTTACATTTCTGGTTGGGTGTTTATATTTGCAAATTTAATAAAACTCTTCCTTATGCTCGCCGAAATAATGCTGCTAAACATCTCAGGAGGTAAGGTTAAAAGGCcccacattttctctcttttgtaaTGCTCAATGCCTCCAACGTAACCAAAGATCGTTGGTTTGCCTTACCATGCAGGTTTATAAGAAAATAGTAAATGGGACATGAAGACATAACCAAGTGCACTGAGCTTTAATTTTTCGCCCCTCATgtctcactgcagctctgacagTATAAGGCACTTTTTATGCTCTATGCCATGGCGCCCAAGCCTAGTCGTCATGTCACAACTATCCAGTCACTGCCTTCAGCAATGCCTCAAGCACTGGCAAAAAGTGCCTGCTCTGGCCTGCAAGAACTGACCAATCAAAGCTGCCTGGGCTGTTCAGGAAGCGGTTTcctaaagagacaggcactgaAACGGAGCATTCAGACATGAGAaaaatgatgtgattttttaacattaaagcatgtaaccATTTTGTAGtagacacccaaaataaaacatgaacctGAACGTTTTTATaacatgggacctttaacatacAATTCCTTTTACTTTCTATACAGACATTATGTCAAGAGCTGCATGCCAAAATAGATGCGGTGGACGAGGAGCGGTACGATATCGAAGCCAAAGTCCTGCACAACAACAGAGAGGTAACTGAAGAAAGACGACATCGAAAAGACAAACTGACACATATCTCAGAGTGGTGACAGCCCACTGATGTAGTCCTACAAGCATCGTGTGTGCAAACACAAACTGTAGCGGTTACTTCCTGGGTCAAATGACTTCCATTCACTTTCTCTCTAATTTCTCCTCAGATCAAAGACCTGAGCATCAAGGTACTGGACCTGCGAGGGAAGTTCAAGAGACCCAACCTGAGAAGGGTGAGGGTCTCTGCTGACGCAATCCTGCGCTCGCTACTGGGCTCCAAACACAAGGTGTCTTTGGACCTGCGAGCTAATCTTAAATCTGTCAAGAAGGAGGACGTAGAAAAGGTGAGTTCAGGAAAAATACGAACgaaatacagacaaaatgaGGTGATGCTTTTGGCCAGAAGACAATGACATAAACCTGATATTTTCCCGCACAAGCTGTGGCAGAGCTGTTGCCCATGGTGATAATTCATGTTTGCACTTTTGGCTGGTGTCCATTTAAGGGTGACAGTGACTGCCAAGGTGTGGAACGGATTAGTCAACATTGTTTGtctgccaaaaaacaaaaagaaacatctgGAGCAAGGGTTTAAACGATTGCTTTATCACAAGAgtgactctctgtctctgtctgtgcagGAGAAGACGGTGGAGGTGAGTGACTGGAGGAAGAATGTGGAAGCCATGTCGGGCATGGAGGGCCGCAAGAAGATGTTTGATGTGGAGAAGGGTGCCAACCAGTAGAGGGTCCATCCATAATTCCATAAACTGTTGAGTACTAAGGAGGGCCACAGACAATTCTTTGGTATTTT
It includes:
- the csrp1b gene encoding cysteine and glycine-rich protein 1b, with translation MPFGGGNKCGCCQKTVYFAEEVQCEGKSWHKSCFLCMVCKKNLDSTTVAVHVDEIYCKSCYGKKYGPKGYGFGGGAGTLSMDTGEGLGIKPEVQAPHRPTTNANTSKFAQKPGGSDVCPRCEKTVYAAEKVIGGGNSWHKACFRCAKCGKGLESTTVADRDGEIFCKGCYAKNFGPKGFGFGQGAGALAHSQ
- the tnni1b gene encoding troponin I type 1b (skeletal, slow) — encoded protein: MPEKALERKSKISASRKLMLKSLMVAKAKEELEQEMEEKEEQKAKYLEEKSPSLQISGMSLSELQTLCQELHAKIDAVDEERYDIEAKVLHNNREIKDLSIKVLDLRGKFKRPNLRRVRVSADAILRSLLGSKHKVSLDLRANLKSVKKEDVEKEKTVEVSDWRKNVEAMSGMEGRKKMFDVEKGANQ